A region of Clostridium acetobutylicum ATCC 824 DNA encodes the following proteins:
- a CDS encoding ABC transporter permease → MNIIKLTKVRLIIGVVVLLTLIIASNYLNFRVNDSVSNVIEYKNTVNNDGITFEEFNKLKKQYSDIDLTCYSEVKTKVTNKYDVSPSRYNNFADKKIKTKMILTDENYFRLYPFQIITGGKLDFLSVNNNDKVVVISDVLANALFKSNNVIGSTLKINNDKYRIVGVYKENNSFLYSMSDDGYEKVYIPYTAYRSQDISKLFLNVLTARQNPKHDKKDINSKLTKVLGDKLSEYNLVDYSMLKGILFQNVKILYFVIGLFVIACLIKIMIMFIKEAKTFFVDKMKSDYLKDVLINNKIKISIYLGKVLICIVLIVFVFNLIKFNVVIDKKYLPSENIFDIEFYKEVIVSNIQLNNANENGFRNIYDRYLTTINHVESFILVAELILIINILINYKFFRILKNKFKN, encoded by the coding sequence GTGAATATAATTAAGCTTACAAAAGTTAGATTAATTATAGGGGTTGTAGTTTTACTTACTTTAATAATAGCAAGTAATTATCTTAACTTTAGGGTTAATGATAGTGTTTCAAATGTAATAGAATATAAGAATACTGTCAATAATGATGGAATTACCTTTGAGGAATTTAATAAGTTAAAAAAGCAGTATAGCGATATAGATCTTACTTGCTATAGTGAAGTAAAGACAAAGGTAACAAATAAATATGATGTTTCACCAAGTAGGTATAATAACTTTGCTGATAAAAAAATAAAAACAAAAATGATTTTAACTGATGAAAATTACTTTAGATTGTATCCTTTTCAAATAATAACTGGTGGGAAACTTGATTTTTTATCCGTTAATAATAATGACAAGGTTGTTGTAATAAGTGATGTTCTTGCAAATGCTCTTTTTAAAAGTAATAATGTAATAGGTAGTACTTTGAAAATTAATAATGATAAGTACAGAATTGTAGGAGTTTATAAAGAAAATAATTCATTCTTGTATAGTATGTCAGATGATGGATATGAAAAAGTATATATCCCATATACAGCTTATAGAAGCCAAGATATTAGCAAGCTTTTTCTAAATGTGCTTACAGCAAGGCAAAACCCTAAACATGATAAGAAGGATATAAACTCTAAATTAACTAAAGTTTTAGGGGATAAGCTATCAGAATATAATTTAGTTGATTATAGTATGCTAAAAGGAATTTTATTTCAGAACGTAAAAATACTATATTTTGTAATAGGGCTTTTTGTAATAGCCTGCTTGATTAAAATTATGATAATGTTTATAAAAGAAGCTAAAACTTTTTTTGTGGATAAAATGAAGAGTGACTATTTAAAAGATGTACTTATTAATAATAAAATAAAAATTTCCATTTATTTAGGAAAAGTACTTATATGTATAGTATTGATTGTATTTGTATTTAATTTGATTAAATTTAATGTTGTTATTGATAAAAAGTATTTGCCTTCTGAAAATATATTTGATATAGAATTTTATAAGGAGGTAATAGTTTCAAATATACAATTAAATAATGCAAATGAGAATGGTTTTAGAAATATATATGATAGGTATTTGACTACTATTAATCATGTAGAAAGTTTTATACTTGTGGCAGAGTTAATATTAATTATAAATATACTTATAAATTATAAATTTTTTAGAATTTTAAAAAATAAGTTTAAGAATTAA
- the sdaAA gene encoding L-serine ammonia-lyase, iron-sulfur-dependent, subunit alpha — protein MFVDSGEKLIEECTKRKISIADYTIEEEISKSQTNYEYVFSRMKKNLEVMKSAAEYGTENKVKSMSGLIGGDGFKLNNYSKKEDTITGSIMVKAMARAIACSEVNASMGKIVAAPTAGSCGILPAVILTVGEKFSKSDDELTKALFTASGIGMLIAKNATLSGAEGGCQAECGSAAAMGAGAVVEMLGGTPEMALDAASIVIKNVLGLVCDPVAGLVEVPCSKRNVSGAVNAITTADMVMAGVGSIIPFDDSVSAMYRVGKQLPCELRETALGGLAVTKKGQELKNKIMK, from the coding sequence ATGTTTGTGGATAGTGGAGAAAAACTCATAGAAGAGTGTACAAAGAGAAAAATAAGTATAGCTGATTATACAATAGAGGAGGAGATATCAAAAAGTCAAACCAATTATGAATACGTATTTTCAAGGATGAAAAAGAATCTAGAAGTTATGAAATCGGCTGCTGAATATGGTACTGAAAATAAGGTTAAATCCATGAGTGGATTAATAGGAGGAGATGGATTTAAACTTAACAATTATTCAAAGAAAGAGGATACAATTACAGGAAGTATTATGGTTAAGGCCATGGCTAGAGCAATTGCATGTTCAGAGGTTAATGCCTCTATGGGAAAAATAGTAGCAGCACCAACAGCAGGTTCATGTGGAATACTCCCAGCAGTTATTTTAACAGTAGGGGAAAAATTCAGCAAAAGTGATGATGAGCTTACAAAAGCTTTGTTTACTGCATCTGGAATTGGTATGCTTATAGCTAAAAATGCAACTTTGTCTGGGGCAGAAGGTGGATGTCAAGCAGAGTGTGGATCAGCGGCAGCAATGGGTGCAGGTGCTGTAGTTGAAATGCTGGGAGGAACGCCTGAGATGGCACTTGATGCAGCATCAATTGTAATAAAAAATGTGTTAGGGCTTGTTTGTGATCCAGTTGCAGGCTTAGTTGAAGTTCCATGCTCAAAAAGAAATGTTTCTGGAGCAGTAAATGCTATAACAACAGCAGATATGGTAATGGCTGGAGTAGGAAGTATAATTCCTTTTGATGATTCTGTTTCAGCTATGTATAGAGTTGGAAAACAGCTTCCATGTGAGCTTAGAGAAACAGCACTTGGAGGATTAGCGGTAACTAAAAAAGGGCAAGAGCTTAAAAATAAAATAATGAAATAG
- a CDS encoding (2Fe-2S)-binding protein codes for MENNANKEIMDKLTKVCLCKAIPRSTIKKVIRKGAKTVEDVQKATGAGSGGCSGRRCTPKIEELLDSYRKKEWN; via the coding sequence ATGGAGAATAATGCAAATAAAGAAATTATGGATAAATTAACAAAAGTATGCCTCTGTAAGGCAATACCACGTTCAACTATAAAAAAAGTTATACGAAAGGGTGCTAAAACCGTAGAAGATGTTCAAAAAGCTACAGGTGCAGGTTCTGGTGGCTGCTCTGGTAGAAGGTGCACTCCAAAGATAGAAGAACTTTTAGATTCTTACCGTAAAAAAGAATGGAATTAA
- a CDS encoding YegS/Rv2252/BmrU family lipid kinase: MNKVKFIYNPFSGENLIINNIDKVIKTHQKYGYTIVPHRIELNCSIESAFDDIDDTYKYVLIAGGDGTVDNVVNVMKKCNLDIPIAILPVGTANDFAKFIGMPADIEMACEQILNSEIRKIDIGKINDKYFINVASAGLFTNVSQKTDINMKNTMGKLAYYVKGIEQLPNFKRIPLKVESKQNNFDGEMLLMLVFNGQTAGNFKFAYKAIVDDGMLDVIIIEGGMVKDIVNILIKMFKGEHLEDVNGIIYFKTDKLNISCNNDIVTDIDGERGPDFPVEITCIKGGLKIFGVKNI, from the coding sequence ATGAACAAAGTTAAGTTTATTTACAATCCATTTTCAGGAGAAAATTTAATTATAAATAATATAGATAAAGTTATAAAAACACATCAAAAATATGGGTACACAATAGTTCCACATAGAATAGAATTAAATTGTAGTATAGAAAGTGCTTTCGATGATATAGATGATACATATAAGTATGTTCTTATAGCTGGTGGAGATGGTACTGTAGATAATGTAGTTAATGTTATGAAAAAGTGTAATTTGGATATACCTATTGCAATACTTCCAGTAGGTACTGCAAATGATTTTGCTAAATTTATTGGAATGCCAGCTGATATTGAAATGGCCTGTGAACAAATATTAAATAGTGAAATAAGAAAAATTGATATTGGAAAAATAAATGATAAGTATTTTATCAATGTAGCTAGTGCAGGATTATTTACTAATGTTTCACAAAAAACAGATATAAATATGAAAAATACAATGGGAAAGCTTGCTTACTATGTTAAAGGAATAGAACAGCTGCCTAATTTTAAGAGAATACCATTAAAAGTAGAATCAAAACAAAATAATTTTGATGGGGAAATGCTCCTTATGCTTGTTTTTAATGGTCAAACAGCAGGTAACTTTAAGTTTGCATACAAGGCCATTGTAGATGATGGTATGCTTGATGTAATTATAATAGAGGGCGGAATGGTTAAAGATATAGTAAATATACTAATCAAGATGTTTAAAGGGGAGCATCTTGAAGATGTAAACGGAATAATATATTTTAAGACAGATAAGCTTAATATAAGTTGTAATAATGATATAGTTACTGATATAGATGGAGAAAGAGGACCTGATTTTCCTGTTGAAATTACATGCATAAAAGGCGGGCTTAAAATTTTTGGTGTAAAGAATATTTAA
- a CDS encoding nucleoside kinase, with protein sequence MSSIEIKLKDGRSFKVNRGTSFHDFINQNKLEGAETAMLGSVNGNIYELTHKFSYSGIFDIIDLKNPIGIKVYERTLQFVLVKAVSDILPNAVVTIEHSINNGIFGEIHKQDGELTEADIDKIKNRMLEIVKKDLPIKKVTIDKEKAVEIFEKYGMKDKVRLLKYVKVKYLKLYELDGRYDYFYGAMAYSTGALKLFDLNYYKPGFILRIPLEKDVDKIPEYRNQTKLYNIFYETEQWGNILGVGDVGSLNDKVMKNEIKDIVLISEALHEKKIAYIADMISERKDIKLVLIAGPSSSGKTTFSKRLGVQLRVNGLMPVAISLDDYFVDRDKTPKDENGNYDFESIEALDVELFNKNLKDLMEYKETALPKFDFRTGKRIIGTEKIKMPQNGVLIVEGIHGLNEKLTLYIDKKNKFKIYVSALTQLNLDDHNRISTTDVRKIRRIVRDYLSRGYGGEETLKMWPSIKRGEEKNIFVFQEEADVMFNSTLVYELGILRKYALLELSKIKPSSSVYYEARKLRNFLNFFKDIDEKLVPQNSILKEFIGGSCFYDY encoded by the coding sequence TTGAGCAGTATTGAGATTAAGTTAAAGGACGGTAGAAGCTTTAAGGTTAATAGAGGAACGAGTTTCCACGATTTTATAAATCAAAATAAACTAGAAGGCGCTGAGACAGCAATGCTTGGAAGCGTAAACGGAAATATATATGAGCTTACACATAAATTCAGTTACTCAGGAATTTTTGATATAATAGATTTAAAAAATCCAATAGGTATTAAGGTGTATGAAAGGACATTACAATTTGTACTAGTAAAAGCGGTTTCTGATATTTTACCTAATGCAGTTGTTACTATAGAGCATTCCATAAATAATGGTATATTTGGTGAAATACACAAACAGGATGGGGAATTGACAGAAGCTGATATAGATAAAATAAAGAATAGAATGCTTGAAATAGTTAAAAAAGATCTTCCTATAAAAAAGGTTACAATAGATAAAGAAAAAGCAGTTGAAATTTTTGAAAAGTACGGTATGAAAGATAAGGTAAGGCTTTTAAAGTATGTAAAAGTTAAATATCTTAAGCTTTACGAATTGGATGGAAGATATGATTATTTTTATGGTGCTATGGCATATTCTACTGGCGCACTTAAACTATTTGATTTAAATTACTATAAGCCTGGTTTTATACTTAGAATTCCATTAGAAAAGGATGTAGATAAAATACCAGAGTACCGAAATCAAACTAAGCTTTATAATATATTCTATGAAACAGAACAATGGGGAAATATTCTAGGTGTTGGTGATGTTGGATCTTTAAATGATAAGGTTATGAAAAATGAAATTAAGGATATAGTATTAATTTCAGAAGCACTCCATGAGAAGAAAATAGCATATATAGCTGATATGATATCCGAAAGAAAAGATATAAAGCTAGTTCTTATAGCGGGACCATCGTCTTCAGGAAAAACTACATTTTCTAAGAGATTAGGAGTGCAGCTGAGAGTAAATGGTTTAATGCCTGTGGCTATTTCATTAGATGACTATTTTGTAGACAGGGATAAGACACCAAAAGACGAAAATGGAAACTATGATTTTGAATCTATAGAGGCACTTGATGTAGAACTGTTTAATAAAAATTTAAAGGATTTGATGGAATATAAAGAAACAGCACTTCCTAAGTTTGATTTTAGAACTGGTAAAAGAATTATTGGAACTGAAAAAATAAAGATGCCTCAAAATGGTGTGCTAATAGTGGAAGGAATACATGGATTAAATGAGAAGCTGACACTATATATAGATAAAAAAAATAAGTTTAAAATATATGTAAGTGCACTAACACAATTAAACCTTGATGATCATAACAGAATTTCAACAACAGATGTACGAAAGATAAGAAGAATTGTTAGAGATTACCTTTCACGTGGATATGGAGGAGAGGAAACACTTAAGATGTGGCCGTCTATAAAAAGAGGAGAGGAAAAAAATATATTTGTATTTCAGGAAGAAGCAGATGTTATGTTTAACTCAACGCTTGTGTATGAGCTTGGAATACTTAGAAAATATGCATTACTTGAGCTGTCAAAAATAAAGCCTTCAAGTAGCGTATATTATGAAGCAAGAAAACTTAGAAATTTTCTTAACTTTTTTAAAGATATAGATGAAAAATTGGTTCCACAAAATTCAATATTAAAGGAATTTATAGGGGGCAGTTGTTTTTACGATTATTAG
- the sdaAB gene encoding L-serine ammonia-lyase, iron-sulfur-dependent subunit beta, protein MKEFSAFDILGPIMIGPSSSHTAGAVRLGKIASIISEENNPKKVTFLLHGSFSETYRGHGTDKALVAGILGMEPWDVRIRESFEIAKKNGIDFEFKPADLGDVHPNTVKFLIQKKNNETVEIMGSSTGGGNIKIIEINGSSVEFTGAYPTLIVSHKDVPGMISKITTMIYENNINIAFLKVYRSSRGFAAKMIVETDTVIDKQIIDKMKQIENLKSVIVINPVIEGE, encoded by the coding sequence ATGAAAGAATTTAGTGCATTTGATATATTGGGGCCTATTATGATTGGACCTTCAAGTTCTCACACCGCTGGTGCAGTAAGACTTGGAAAAATTGCAAGTATAATATCAGAGGAAAATAATCCTAAAAAAGTTACTTTCCTTTTACATGGATCATTTTCAGAAACGTATAGAGGACATGGTACAGACAAGGCATTGGTTGCTGGAATATTAGGGATGGAGCCTTGGGATGTAAGGATAAGAGAATCCTTTGAAATAGCTAAAAAAAATGGAATTGATTTTGAATTTAAGCCAGCAGATCTTGGAGATGTACATCCTAATACTGTTAAATTTTTAATACAGAAAAAAAATAACGAAACAGTTGAGATAATGGGTTCATCAACAGGTGGAGGAAACATAAAGATAATCGAGATAAATGGCAGTAGTGTAGAGTTTACAGGAGCGTATCCTACGCTTATAGTATCACATAAGGATGTTCCAGGAATGATATCAAAGATAACAACTATGATTTATGAAAATAACATAAACATAGCATTCTTAAAAGTATATAGAAGTAGCAGAGGATTTGCAGCAAAGATGATTGTAGAGACTGATACAGTGATTGATAAGCAAATCATTGACAAAATGAAGCAAATAGAAAATTTAAAAAGCGTAATAGTTATAAATCCAGTTATAGAAGGTGAATAG
- a CDS encoding DUF4363 family protein, protein MKNIVVAVSLFVVILLLSFFSIRYLNKTCNKFLSLSNKIQTSLQNGSYSKADLYLKSFEKDWYKHSSILSVFIHHMEVDDISLEVERLSQAIKYKEKKDAMESSHTLSFLIEHVSSLEEINLENIF, encoded by the coding sequence ATGAAAAACATAGTTGTCGCCGTATCATTATTTGTAGTAATTCTACTTTTAAGCTTTTTCTCAATAAGATATCTAAATAAAACCTGTAATAAATTTTTAAGCCTTAGTAATAAAATTCAAACTTCATTGCAAAACGGTTCCTACTCCAAGGCAGATCTCTATTTAAAAAGCTTTGAAAAAGACTGGTATAAACACTCAAGTATTTTATCAGTTTTCATCCACCACATGGAAGTAGATGACATAAGTTTAGAGGTAGAAAGATTATCTCAAGCTATAAAATATAAAGAAAAAAAAGATGCTATGGAATCATCACACACACTGAGTTTTTTAATAGAGCATGTGTCGAGTCTCGAGGAGATAAATTTAGAAAATATATTTTAA
- the pssA gene encoding CDP-diacylglycerol--serine O-phosphatidyltransferase — protein sequence MAKSSVANIFTFSNLSCGLLSLIMTLAASSTNNEYYKLACLFILIAGIIDRYDGRVARALNVSSELGKELDSLADLVSFGVAPSILAYHLCNFSSNFNFLGYIFVLIFPIAGAYRLARYNLSTFDGVFRGIPITLAGMFMALYSLIYLLLNTQPNAVLTIVIMLILSYLMVSNLKLKKL from the coding sequence ATGGCTAAAAGTTCAGTAGCAAATATTTTTACTTTTAGTAACTTATCATGTGGTTTATTATCATTAATTATGACTTTAGCTGCATCTTCAACTAATAATGAATATTATAAATTGGCATGTTTATTCATACTTATAGCTGGAATTATAGATAGATACGATGGTAGAGTTGCTAGAGCTTTGAATGTGTCGAGCGAACTCGGTAAGGAGCTTGATTCTCTTGCTGACCTTGTTTCCTTCGGTGTTGCTCCTTCAATATTAGCTTACCACCTATGTAATTTTAGTTCTAATTTTAATTTTTTAGGATATATTTTTGTATTGATATTCCCTATAGCTGGTGCTTATAGATTAGCTCGCTACAATTTATCAACTTTTGACGGAGTATTTCGTGGTATTCCAATAACTTTAGCAGGTATGTTTATGGCTCTTTATTCTCTTATTTACCTTCTGCTAAATACACAGCCAAACGCTGTTTTAACAATAGTTATAATGCTTATATTATCATATCTAATGGTAAGTAACTTAAAATTAAAAAAATTGTAA
- a CDS encoding YetF domain-containing protein produces MYIIMLRTVILYFLVVLTMRVMGKRQIGQLQPFELVITIMISELASLPMQDTRIPLIYGIIPIVTLLFLEIVLSVLQLKSEKARIILSGEPTLLIDKGKIDISALKSQRLNINDLMEELRLKNYFNVEDIEYAILETSGQISLIPKTHLTNATKEDLNLKVKQENVPITIILDGKVNTDNIKYLNKDADWLMKELKKNKIDSPKDVFLALIDSKGKFYYQKYNN; encoded by the coding sequence ATGTATATTATTATGCTCAGAACTGTAATACTTTATTTCTTGGTTGTTTTGACAATGCGTGTTATGGGTAAAAGACAAATAGGTCAGCTTCAACCTTTTGAGCTTGTAATTACCATAATGATATCAGAACTTGCTTCACTTCCAATGCAGGATACAAGAATTCCCCTTATATATGGAATAATTCCCATAGTAACTCTGTTATTTTTAGAAATAGTTTTATCTGTTCTTCAGCTAAAAAGTGAAAAAGCAAGGATTATACTTTCTGGCGAGCCAACTCTTTTAATAGATAAAGGAAAAATTGATATTAGTGCTTTAAAAAGTCAAAGGTTAAACATAAATGATTTAATGGAAGAGTTACGACTAAAGAACTACTTTAATGTGGAGGATATAGAGTATGCAATACTTGAAACCAGTGGACAAATTTCTTTAATACCCAAAACCCATCTAACAAATGCAACAAAGGAAGATTTAAATTTAAAGGTAAAACAAGAAAACGTTCCTATAACTATTATCCTTGATGGAAAAGTTAATACAGATAATATTAAATACCTTAACAAAGATGCCGATTGGCTTATGAAAGAACTTAAAAAAAATAAGATAGATTCCCCAAAGGATGTTTTTTTGGCATTAATAGATTCAAAGGGCAAATTTTATTATCAAAAATATAATAACTAG
- a CDS encoding TVP38/TMEM64 family protein has translation MKDKTKKRLIYAIIALIVIIAIFVVVIVKRQYFRHSGSIGMKILHLRPHEVKRYILSYGPYSSLVFVIIYSLKPILLVIPVSALSVIAGGIFGPLKAFCLSMLGCFLSGSLAFFLARKLGRPFVDKILKGKVMNLDNSLDKHGFIIMLLMRLSFVFPYDPLSYAAGLTKIKYTDFILGSLVGVIPEMIAYSVIGKNFEKPFSLKFVLPILVVILAAPTAFFVHKKLKKK, from the coding sequence ATGAAAGATAAAACAAAAAAGAGATTAATATATGCCATTATAGCATTAATTGTAATAATTGCTATATTCGTTGTTGTAATAGTTAAGCGACAATATTTCAGGCATAGTGGTAGTATTGGAATGAAGATTTTACATTTAAGACCTCATGAAGTCAAGAGATATATATTAAGTTATGGTCCATATTCTAGTTTAGTCTTTGTAATAATATATTCTTTAAAGCCTATTTTACTTGTAATACCTGTATCTGCACTTTCGGTTATAGCAGGTGGAATTTTTGGACCACTTAAAGCATTTTGTCTAAGTATGCTTGGATGTTTTTTATCTGGAAGCCTTGCATTTTTCCTTGCTAGAAAACTTGGGAGACCATTTGTGGATAAAATATTAAAGGGAAAAGTAATGAATCTTGATAATAGTCTAGATAAACATGGTTTTATAATAATGCTTTTAATGAGATTGTCATTCGTTTTTCCATATGATCCTTTAAGTTATGCAGCGGGATTAACTAAAATAAAATATACTGATTTTATTTTAGGTAGTTTAGTTGGAGTGATACCAGAAATGATAGCATATTCAGTTATAGGGAAAAATTTTGAAAAACCATTTTCACTAAAATTTGTATTGCCAATTTTAGTGGTAATATTAGCTGCACCGACAGCATTTTTTGTACATAAAAAGTTGAAAAAAAAATAA
- a CDS encoding P-II family nitrogen regulator, whose amino-acid sequence MDYKMSKVDIVTRPEKFDELKSELNKIGVTGMTVTNVLGCGLQKGTLEYYRGNPVEITLNPKIKVEIVVCSVPVEKVVETAKNVLNTGKIGDGKIFVYDVSKVVKIRTGEEDYDALQDDKE is encoded by the coding sequence ATGGATTACAAGATGAGCAAAGTTGACATAGTTACAAGACCAGAAAAATTCGATGAACTTAAAAGTGAGCTTAACAAAATTGGAGTTACAGGTATGACAGTTACAAACGTACTCGGATGTGGTCTTCAAAAGGGTACTCTTGAGTACTATAGAGGAAATCCTGTTGAAATAACCCTAAATCCTAAAATAAAAGTTGAAATAGTCGTATGCTCAGTTCCTGTTGAAAAGGTGGTAGAGACAGCCAAAAATGTTCTAAACACAGGAAAAATTGGAGACGGAAAAATTTTTGTATACGACGTTAGTAAAGTAGTTAAAATAAGAACTGGTGAAGAAGATTACGATGCACTTCAAGATGATAAAGAATAA
- a CDS encoding CBS domain-containing protein: protein MKISEVMTKNVVSVSGEENIKRAAELMRDHDIGAIPVCNSDKVIGVVTDRDIVLRTVAEGSDASSENVRSIMTSTPVVASPDMDAREATKIMSEKQVRRLPVARDGKLVGMVSLGDFAVEGSTDNCAEKALSGISSPCCPKI, encoded by the coding sequence GTGAAAATAAGTGAAGTAATGACAAAGAACGTAGTAAGTGTAAGTGGAGAAGAGAATATTAAGAGAGCAGCTGAGCTCATGAGAGATCATGATATTGGAGCTATTCCAGTATGCAATAGTGATAAGGTTATAGGAGTTGTAACAGATAGAGACATAGTTTTAAGAACAGTAGCTGAGGGAAGCGATGCTTCAAGTGAGAATGTAAGAAGTATAATGACATCTACTCCTGTAGTTGCTAGTCCTGATATGGACGCTAGAGAAGCTACAAAAATAATGAGTGAGAAGCAGGTAAGGAGACTTCCTGTTGCTAGAGATGGAAAGCTTGTTGGAATGGTTTCACTTGGTGATTTTGCAGTTGAAGGCAGTACCGACAATTGTGCTGAAAAGGCTCTTAGTGGCATATCAAGTCCTTGTTGCCCTAAAATATAA
- a CDS encoding ammonium transporter produces the protein MNFADTTFVFLSTVLVMIMTPALAMFYGGMVKTKNTLGTMMHSYACMIIVSLQWILIGYSIAFGPDISGLIGNFQYALLHHVGFKPFAPYSSTIPHSLFMMFQLMFAIITPGLITGAFAERIKFPAFILFILLWTTIIYDPLAHWVWGNGGWIKNLGALDFAGGTVVHISSGASGLVAAIMIGKRKYIKTSPNNLTLTFIGGTLLWFGWFGFNAGSALAINDVAMNAFITTNTAAAAAAAAWITCEWFITKRPTVLGALTGTLAGLVSITPACGFVTVGSSLVIGIIGGIICFFSVSFLKKKFNYDDALDAFGCHGIGGTWGAIATGIFATKAVNSAGANGLLYGNASLVLKQLEATAATYAYSIIGTIIIIKVVSLIFKIRSTDEEELQGLDISIHGERAYHID, from the coding sequence ATGAATTTCGCAGATACTACTTTTGTATTTCTTTCTACAGTCTTAGTAATGATAATGACACCTGCTCTTGCAATGTTTTACGGAGGTATGGTTAAAACCAAGAACACTTTAGGTACTATGATGCACAGTTATGCCTGTATGATTATAGTATCCCTTCAATGGATTTTAATAGGATATTCTATTGCATTTGGCCCTGATATTTCAGGCCTTATAGGAAATTTCCAATATGCACTTTTACATCATGTAGGTTTTAAACCTTTTGCACCATATTCAAGCACTATTCCTCATAGCCTATTTATGATGTTCCAATTAATGTTCGCAATTATAACTCCAGGATTAATTACAGGTGCTTTTGCTGAAAGAATAAAATTTCCCGCATTTATACTTTTTATACTTCTTTGGACAACTATAATATACGATCCACTTGCACACTGGGTATGGGGTAACGGTGGCTGGATTAAAAATTTAGGTGCTTTAGACTTTGCTGGAGGAACTGTAGTTCATATAAGTTCCGGAGCCTCTGGTCTTGTTGCTGCAATAATGATTGGAAAGAGAAAATATATAAAAACCTCTCCAAACAATCTTACTTTAACCTTTATAGGTGGTACGCTTTTATGGTTTGGTTGGTTTGGTTTCAACGCAGGAAGTGCCTTAGCTATAAACGATGTAGCTATGAATGCCTTTATAACTACAAATACCGCTGCTGCTGCGGCTGCTGCTGCTTGGATTACCTGTGAATGGTTTATTACAAAACGTCCAACGGTTTTAGGTGCCCTAACAGGTACTTTAGCTGGTCTCGTTTCTATAACACCTGCCTGCGGTTTTGTAACAGTTGGCTCTTCATTAGTTATAGGTATTATTGGCGGAATTATATGCTTCTTCTCAGTTAGCTTCCTTAAAAAGAAATTTAACTATGACGATGCATTAGATGCCTTTGGCTGTCATGGTATTGGTGGTACCTGGGGTGCTATAGCAACCGGAATATTTGCTACAAAAGCTGTTAATTCAGCTGGTGCAAATGGACTTCTTTATGGCAATGCTTCTCTTGTTTTGAAACAACTTGAAGCAACTGCTGCTACCTATGCTTATTCTATAATTGGGACAATAATAATTATTAAAGTGGTGTCTCTAATATTCAAAATACGTTCTACTGACGAAGAAGAACTTCAAGGCCTTGATATCTCTATACATGGAGAAAGAGCTTATCACATAGATTAA